CATACTATCCAGCTGATGCTGCAGCTGTTGAGTTGATGCAGTTCAAGGAACAATTCAAATGTCACCTCAGTGAGCTTGTAAGAAATGTAAGTCAACtatcacagatttttttttgcaagtccTCGTGCATTGAATATTGTCACGTAATCttcacatttgaaattcaagGTGTCTATCAAGATGAAGAAGAATACAGATGATGCGGTTTGGATACGCATTGCATGGGAGGACAACTTCTCTCGACCAAACAGCATGAGACCAACTTATGTCGTTCACTATCTTCAAACTCCTTACGTGTTTGTGACTAGACTGACGTCCAAGCAAAAGCCCCTGTTGTCCCAGGTGGTGAAAAGGAACAAAAGAATTACATTGTATGGGTACCGTGACTTGAGTTTGTCTGAAAATacaactttgtttttcaggctCTGATTATAGCCACCCGACATCAGTCTATTAAGGATGCTAACCTCAGTGGACGAAAACTCTCAGCAATTCGGGACCTGCTGATGCGGCAGTATGAACAGGTATGCACCATATTCCATTTTTACCTTTGAATGCTGTTGATAGACATTAAATAATGAAAgtactttgttttgttgcgtAGGTGTTCCCTACAATGTATCCCAGCCCTCTTGTAGAAAGGAATCAAATAGCCTCACGTATGTACAATCATGATCTTCACTCAAAGGCTTTCACACATAATAacgatgtttttttattttagtacaaattttaatttcagtCAACTAACTTCTGTTCCACAGACCCCCACATAGAGAAAGAACAAGCTAAGACAGAAATAAACCCACGTCAGATGGCATGTGAAGCGTTTGGTGGTGGCAGGTTACCACAGCTAGAATCTGTAGTTTACAAGGTAACATAAATTTTGCttgtgatcatcatcatcatcatcatcatgtatTGACTTTTTGGGCAGATGGAGACAAAGTACAAAGGCCCAACAAACCAGAGGATGGCAGAACGAGAGACGCCGTTTAAGTGCGTCATCAAGTTTTCAAGCACAAATCTGTTGGAGTCATTCCGGCACGGCGCTTCTTCAGGTAACAGCACTGTTGGCCATACGTACAGATGTCATGAGACAGTGTAGACAAGATTATCTTTGAATGTGACTGAAACCATTTTCTCATTTATACCACTcaaaaaatgtgtcatgtaaatttaatgtAACACATTACAGTGAGTTCAGacttttacattatttttttatgttgaatTAGTAGATATAAAGATAtttaataaaatcaaatcaatatttcagtttatccacaagagggcgcgcATGAACAAACTAAAGGATCTTTAGGAACGTTTTTGGTtagattttctatttttacagTGCAGTTTCATTTTCAGTAATGCATATTATGTATTGATATACTTCACAGGAATTGTTTCCACTCCTGTGTCAGTTCTGCTTTCATCCATAACCCGAAAAGGAAGGAATTGTTTTGTCGTCACAGACAAAGTCACAGGACCTTCTGTtaactgacattttttatacTTGAACGGAATTGAAatagtaatgtttttttttttttttaataattcctAAATTTTAAGATGCCATGGTCTGTGGAGTTTTatctttaaataaaatgcagcTGTAATAAAACTTTGTGTATGTGGCGCAGATACGTAACTCAAACATCAAAACGGAGCTATTTCATTTGTACTGTAAAATAAACTTTCATATTCTATAACTGATTTTAGTgtgtttttgtacttttttagTCGTTGAGATTTATTAGATTATTCAAAAGCTCCTCCAGCTCTTCTGATCAAAACGGCTGTAACCAACATTTGCTTAAATGTAGTatagtattttttctttaggCTCCTTTGAATCCTGTTTTTCATCTGACCAGTTATCTGCGTTATTCTTCATTTATGTGTATTGTTTCTGAACCACTTATCTGTACATATAGAAAGGTATTGAAATAATCTGTACTTAACACTTTTATTGTAGGTGTGGTCAACTAAATCATGCCTGCGTCCTCGCTTTTTAACACTGTCCGGACAAAACATTCGCTCTGAAACTTCTTTTGTCTCTGTCTAAGCTATATTTAGGTATTTAGTTTTACTTGATTTTGTACTTTTatcccccccacccttttcGCGTTATGCCATTATTATGAAGACCAGAAATCCGGCGCGTCTACCGGAAGTAGCCATAAAGAGCGTCACGGACTCGTCCCTCTATTTGTCGAGCCAACTGTCAGTCAACAATCGAGCGACGTTATGTCACGGCCCATTCAATCGTTGCATTGACACGGGAGTGACTGTCAACACAGAAACATGGCTGCCCCTTCGGCGAGCCACAAGACGAGAAACGGAGATAACACCACCAAAGACAACCCCAGTTGTCATGAAGAGCCCGTGTCGCAGCCTCGGGAGATAATTAAACCTTCCATACTGGAGCTGACCAAAGAAGTGAGGACGAACATCCTGTGCACCGTTGCAGGATGTGGCAAGATCCTCCCGAACACACCTGCATTGAACATGCATCTTGTCAAGTCGCACAGAGTGAAGGTACAATGGCTTACAAACCACCAAAATGTTCTTAGAGTCAACCGATCAATGTGGCTAACCTAGCTTGGAATACTGAAAACGTTGCTAAAAAACGCAAGTCATCCTTACGAACTTCGTCGTGTAGCCAAAATGTAGTGATGCTTCAGAGGTGACGTACTGCTGTTTGGTCACCCACCAGAAGTTCCGACATGCTTTACCAAGCTGCAATTAGCTTGAATGCCAATGCTGGGTTCTTTCATCGAGTGGTGATTTTTGgttcacatgttttttttgttttttggccgTGTGTTTTCCCCGTCCTCATACTGATTTCTGAGTCCATTCTTCGTCTCTCCAAGTGcgtttattcattcattgttaACCAATGTGGAGGAGGCAATGAATGTGGCGACCCACGATCAGAGGTTCATTCGTAGGAGGCAGTGATTCACAGTCTCTTCACTAAGTGGTTTCAGCATGCTGCCTGTTATGCAAAAGGACTGTTTGCACTGACTTGATGAGAATGGGAATTAGGCCTTTTAAAAATTAGAAGGTAGTACACTTGCAGCTCTGGATGaaacacttttgaaatgatgccattttcagttgacagcaagtggcaaattgtgtttttaaaggtACTGAATgcacatgaaaaataattaaattatcaAATTGATTATTTTAGGATGAACACCTGGGCTTGCTATGCGACTGTATCTGAATTTTAGACACAACTGTGTTAGTgcagtatattttttttccacaaagatCACAGAGTCCCATGAGcacaataatacaatttgtacTTGCCAAGGACGCCTGacggtaaaaacaaaaagattatCAGTATGTCGACTGGGGACACGGATTGTGTTATTTCTGATCCACCATGAAGTGGCAGTTTTGCAACAACTGTTCTCTGGTTGACATGACCAAGCACTTTTAGATGCGCAAATTACTCTGTTTATGTGCGCATTATTCATGAGGTTCAACAGAGAgaattttgtgtttgcatcCTAACACCTTTGGATCATTGCATAACATCTATGTATCTGCTCGTCTCTACAACGGAACCCTTATTTAACATGACGCTGACTTTTGTATCAGATGGAGGTGACCTTGACCACATTTTGGCCGCAGCATGACGTGTTATGAAGCCTTGATAGTTGTCAATGCACCAGAGTTTATACTTCTTCAATAAGTATCATAATGTTGATCAATTCTTATATTATTACCTTTCAATAAAGACAGGACAACCCGCTTATGTTAGCTTGTGAGCTGGAGACGTTGGGCAGTCTCGGGTCACTCATGCTGCAAGCTAAAGAGGGCATGACTATCCTTGCAAGAGAAGTAAAAATACTTGTCTCATGTGTCCTCTGTCGCCCCAGGATGGTATTGTAAACCCCACAGTCAGAAAGGACATGAAGGCCACAAAAAAGCTTTACTGTTGTCCCATTGAAGGCTGTCCCAGGGGGCCTGGAAGACCTTTCTCCCAATTTTCCCTGGTGAAACAAGTAAGCTCTTGCAAAGTTTAAAGCATGATCGCcaagtttactttttttcgtttttgCAATGGAACTGAATCCTTTGTAGACAGCTGCGTTGAAATAATGAATGTTTTCACAGCACTTTATGAAGATGCATGCAGAAAAGAAGCACAAGTGCTCCAAAT
The window above is part of the Syngnathus acus chromosome 3, fSynAcu1.2, whole genome shotgun sequence genome. Proteins encoded here:
- the cenpn gene encoding centromere protein N isoform X2, whose amino-acid sequence is MSLTIQTKGCGVRSNSWTLSVRSWSADAAAVELMQFKEQFKCHLSELVRNVSIKMKKNTDDAVWIRIAWEDNFSRPNSMRPTYVVHYLQTPYVFVTRLTSKQKPLLSQALIIATRHQSIKDANLSGRKLSAIRDLLMRQYEQVFPTMYPSPLVERNQIASHPHIEKEQAKTEINPRQMACEAFGGGRLPQLESVVYKMETKYKGPTNQRMAERETPFKCVIKFSSTNLLESFRHGASSGIVSTPVSVLLSSITRKGRNCFVVTDKVTGPSVN
- the cenpn gene encoding centromere protein N isoform X1, which gives rise to MENLMKHSLRQLVRRIPTKVLKVTLEKWGRLTSVQLQNIDFTLSKWALTDELITLCEENGCNVRHIAELEMIYVIDNPNQGMWCAFQLMDPESDAAAVELMQFKEQFKCHLSELVRNVSIKMKKNTDDAVWIRIAWEDNFSRPNSMRPTYVVHYLQTPYVFVTRLTSKQKPLLSQALIIATRHQSIKDANLSGRKLSAIRDLLMRQYEQVFPTMYPSPLVERNQIASHPHIEKEQAKTEINPRQMACEAFGGGRLPQLESVVYKMETKYKGPTNQRMAERETPFKCVIKFSSTNLLESFRHGASSGIVSTPVSVLLSSITRKGRNCFVVTDKVTGPSVN